CAATCTCTTCCCCGTCGCCGTCGAACGCGCGGGCAGGCTGGCCGGACCCGACGGGGTCGCCGTCGCCTCCACCCTCGGCTACGGAGGCATGCTCCTCGGCCCGCCGGCGATCGGTTTCATGGCCGACTGGTTCTCGCTCCCCGCCGCCCTCACCAGCGTCGCGGTACTCGCGGCCGCCGCCGCGGCCATCGCTCTGCTGACCCGACGCTCGACAGCGGGCTGACGCCGGCCGATCACCGGCCAGCCCGGGGACGAGCCACGTGAGCGGACGGGCCGGACGGAGCCGGTCCCGGCGCACCGGGCAGCACGAGGCCCCGCCCGATCACTCGGGGTGGGCCACCGCTTCCTTCTGCAACTGCACGGCCGCCAGCAGGCTCAGCTTCGGCTCCGCCTCGCGAAGTGCCCGTACCGCCGCGACCGACGTGATGTCGCCCGTGAAGCCGACCTCGGCCAGCCGGGAGCGGACCCAGCGGGCGCGCAGCTGGGTCTCGGTGGCGGCGGCGGTGGACTCGACAAGCGCGACGGCACGTTCCAGCCCCGGGCGCTCCTCCGGCGAGGCCTCCGTCAGCGCCTGCCGCAGGGCCGCTCCGACCACGTCCGCGTCCCGGACGAGCAGCACGAAGTTGTGCTTCTTATTCAGTCCCGTGATTCTCGACATGCGGGTCATCGTGACGGTCATGTCCCGTGCCCGACAAGCGACTTGAGCAGCATCAGAGACTCGGTGCCCGACGCTCGGTCAGGAGACCGGCCGACGTCGGCGGTCCGTGGAGAGGCGGGCCGGCCACACCGGGACGGCCCGCCTCTCCTCCGGCTCAGCCCAGCTTCTTGAGCAGTTCGACGGCGAGCGGGGCGGAGGACGCCGGGTTCTGTCCGGTCACCAGGTTGCCGTCGACGATCACGTGGGGAGCCCACGGCTCGGCCTCGTCGACCTGCACACCGGCCTCGGTGAGCCGGTCCTGGAGCAGCCACTTGGCCTTGTCGGCGAAGCCCGCCTGAGTCTCCTCGGCGTTGGTGAAGGCGGCCACGCGGCGCCCAGCGAACGCGTTGGTCCCGTCGGCGCCGGTGGCGGCGAGCAGTGCGGCCGGGGCGTGGCAGACGACGCCGAGGGGCCTGCCGCTCGCCAGGGCGCGGGTGAGCAGCCTGCCGGAGTCGGCGTCGACCGCGAGGTCCTCCATCGGTCCGTGGCCGCCGGGGTAGAAGACGGCCGCGTAGTCGTCGAGGTTCACGTCCTCCAGCCGCAGGGGCTGCTGGAGTTCGGCGGCGGCTGCGAGCACCCCGGCGATGCGGTCGGCGTTCTCCTGCCCGCCGTTGAGCTCGGCCGCGAGGCTGCCCTTGTCCACGGTGGGCACGACTCCGCCCGGGGTGGCCACGACGATCTCGTGTCCCGCGGCCTTGAAGGCCTCGTAGGGGGCGACGGCCTCCTCGGCCCAGAAGCCGGTGGGGTGCTGGGTGCCGTCGGCCAGGGTCCAGTGGTCGGCACCGGTCATCACAAAGAGGATCTTCGACATGGTGAAACCGTAGTCCCGCCCCGCCATAGAAATCCAATAGGCTCACGCATATGAGGGATAGGAACACCAATGGCTCCGAGGTGCCGGGGCAGAGCGTGGCCGCCCCACTGGACCTGAACCTGCTGCGGACGTTCCTGACGGTGTACCGCACCGGCTCCTTCACCGCCGCTGCCCGCCTCCTCGGTCTGTCCCAGCCCACGGTCACCACCCAGATCCGCACTCTGGAAAGGCAGTTGGCCCGCGAGCTGTTCGAGCGCCAGGCACGCGGGGTGTCCCCGGCGCCGTACGCGGACGAGCTCGCCGCCCGGATCGTGCAGCCACTGGACTCCCTCGCGGCGGTCGCCGGGTCCGCCGGGACCGCGGACGACGCCCCGGCCGAGCCGGTGCATCTGGCCGGCCCGGCCGAGCTGCTGTCCCGCTGCGTGCTGCCCGGTCTGGCTCCCCTGGTGGACAGAGGTGTACGGCTGCGCATCACGCCGGGTCTGACCGAACCGCTCCTGGAGGATCTGCGCGCGGGCCGCCACGACCTGGTGATCGCCACGTTCCGGCCGCGCGGCCGGACCCTCACGGCCCTGCCCCTGAGCGACGAGGAGTTCGTGCTGGTCGCCTCCCCCGCCCAGGCGGAACGGCTCGGCAGGCCCGAACACCTGACGGCCGCGCTGAACGGCGTTCCCCTGGTCGCCTACGCCGAGGACCTGCCCATCGTGCGCCGCTACTGGCGGCACGTCTTCGGCAGACGTCTGGTACGGCAGCCCGCGGTGACCATGCCTGACCTGAACGCGGTGAAGGCCGCGGTCGTCGGCGGCGCCGGATTCACCGTGCTCCCCCGCTATCTGTGCGCGGAGGAACTGGCCTCGGGCACGCTGACCCTGCTCCACGACCCCGACGACCCGCCCGTCAACACGAGTTTCCTGGCCCAGCGGCCCGGCACCTCGGGCAACCCGCACGTGGCGCTGGTCCGCGACCACCTGTTTCAGGCCGCTCGCGACTGGTGACCCGACGGAGTCGGGCACACTCGCCTCATGGAGACAGCCGAGTTCATCGAGATCCTGGACCGGGAAGGCGTGTTGCTGGCGTCCGCCGCCGAGCAGGCCGGTACCGACGCCAAGGTGCCGACCTGTCCGGACTGGCAGGTGCGGGACCTGCTGCGGCACACCGGGGCGGTGCATCGCTGGGCGACGGCGTTCGTCGCCGAGGAGCACACCGCCTTTCGCCCCCTCGGCGACGAACCCGCTCTGGACGGCGCGGAGTTGCTGGCCTGGTTCCGCACCGGTCACCGCAGCCTGGTCGACACGCTCGGTTCAGCCGCGCCCGACGTGCGGTGCTGGCACTTCCTGCCCGCGCCGTCGCCGCTCGCGTTCTGGGCCCGGCGGCAGGCGCACGAGACCGCCGTGCACCGCTTCGACGCGGAGGCGGCGCGGGGCGGCACCGCACCGGAGGAAACCGGCCGGGACTTCGCGGCCGACGGCATCGACGAGTTGCTGCGCGGCTTCCACGCCCGCACCAAGAGCCAGGTCCGCAGCCCCGAGCCCCGGGTTCTGCGGGTGCGGGCGAC
This is a stretch of genomic DNA from Streptomyces sp. NBC_00285. It encodes these proteins:
- a CDS encoding type 1 glutamine amidotransferase domain-containing protein, giving the protein MSKILFVMTGADHWTLADGTQHPTGFWAEEAVAPYEAFKAAGHEIVVATPGGVVPTVDKGSLAAELNGGQENADRIAGVLAAAAELQQPLRLEDVNLDDYAAVFYPGGHGPMEDLAVDADSGRLLTRALASGRPLGVVCHAPAALLAATGADGTNAFAGRRVAAFTNAEETQAGFADKAKWLLQDRLTEAGVQVDEAEPWAPHVIVDGNLVTGQNPASSAPLAVELLKKLG
- a CDS encoding LysR family transcriptional regulator, giving the protein MRDRNTNGSEVPGQSVAAPLDLNLLRTFLTVYRTGSFTAAARLLGLSQPTVTTQIRTLERQLARELFERQARGVSPAPYADELAARIVQPLDSLAAVAGSAGTADDAPAEPVHLAGPAELLSRCVLPGLAPLVDRGVRLRITPGLTEPLLEDLRAGRHDLVIATFRPRGRTLTALPLSDEEFVLVASPAQAERLGRPEHLTAALNGVPLVAYAEDLPIVRRYWRHVFGRRLVRQPAVTMPDLNAVKAAVVGGAGFTVLPRYLCAEELASGTLTLLHDPDDPPVNTSFLAQRPGTSGNPHVALVRDHLFQAARDW
- a CDS encoding maleylpyruvate isomerase family mycothiol-dependent enzyme → METAEFIEILDREGVLLASAAEQAGTDAKVPTCPDWQVRDLLRHTGAVHRWATAFVAEEHTAFRPLGDEPALDGAELLAWFRTGHRSLVDTLGSAAPDVRCWHFLPAPSPLAFWARRQAHETAVHRFDAEAARGGTAPEETGRDFAADGIDELLRGFHARTKSQVRSPEPRVLRVRATDADGAVWTVRLTEEPPAAEYGDAGDADCEVSGPAARLYPALWNRLPFPQVTGDASVAELWREKSAVG